CGCAAAGGGGTTGTCGCACAGCACGGCAATGCGCTGCCCGACGACCGGCAGCCCGGCGTCGCGCAGCAGCCTCACGCACAGCGGCCCCAGAAAGGGGAATACCCCAACGGCAGGATGGCGCTCGTTGACGGCGACGATCGGAATGCCGCGGCGGCGACACGCCTCGCGGTCGATATCCCCGCCCCGGATCTCCCAGCCCTCGAACATCAGCCCGATCACCGCCCGCTTCGGCAGTTGGTCGATCAGCCGGGCGTCGATCGGCCGCAGATGGCCGCTGTTGGTCAGAATGTCGACCGTCGCCAGCATCTCCGCCGGCAGGGTCTCGATCACCGCGACGCGGTCCTGGACGCCGAGCGCTCGGGCCAGGGCCATGGTTCCGGCCGCGATCTCCGCGGCCGTGCCGTAGCGGCTGGAGCGGGTGAAGGCCCAGACCCGCGCCGCGCCGGCCAGCGCCGCGATCACGGCCGTCGTCGCGTAGGCGCCGGTCGCGGCCTCGGTCAGCACGGTCAGCCCGGTCAGGTCGAGCCCGGTGGCCGCGATCCTCTCCCGCATCAGACGGCACAGCAGCGTCACATCGTCGGCCGGTGATGCGCCGCCCATATCAGGCGGCATGGACCGGCTCCCGCTGCCCCGGAGCCGCCGAGGCCAGGGCCCTGCGCAGCGCATCCACCACCTGGATCTGCACCGCCGCCGTCATCTGCGGGAACAGCGGCAGCAGGATACAGCGATCCCGCGCCTGCTCGGAATTCGGCAGCGGGAAGCGCAGCGGCTGGTCGGCATAGGCGGGTTCGAGATGGGCGCACATGACACCGCGCCGCGTGGCGATGCCATTGTCCAGAAGGCTCTGCATGACCGCGCGCTGGTCCGCTTCGGCCGGCAGGTGGACGCAATAGCTCTGCCAGTTCGAACGGGCCCAGCTCGGCTCGAATGGCACGGTCACCCCTTTGAGGACGTGCAACAGCTGCCGGTAGTGATGCGCCAGCTCGCGGCGACGCGCCACGATCGCCGGCAGCCGCTTCAGCTGCTGACGCCCGATGGCGGCCTGAAGATCGGTCATCCGGTAGTTGTAGGCCGGCGTGCCATAATCCTCGAAGACCACGGTCCCGCTGCGGTGCCGGATCGTGTCGGGCACCGACATGCCGTGCTGGCGCAGAAGCCGGAACCGGGCGTCCCATTCGGCATTGTTGGTCGTCAGCATGCCGCCGTCACCGACACTGACCAGCTTGCGCGGATGGAAC
The sequence above is a segment of the Inquilinus sp. Marseille-Q2685 genome. Coding sequences within it:
- a CDS encoding DegT/DnrJ/EryC1/StrS aminotransferase family protein, whose product is MIPITQPLLGEEEVAAAAEVIRSGWLTQGPQVAAFEAEFAGFVGARHACAVANCTVALHLALLTLGVEPGDEVVTVSHSFIATANAIRQCGAVPVFVDIDAETFNISAEAVARAITPRTRAILCVHQIGMPCDLPAILRIARIHGLAVIEDAACAAGSEILFNGRWEKIGRPRGDIACFSFHPRKLVSVGDGGMLTTNNAEWDARFRLLRQHGMSVPDTIRHRSGTVVFEDYGTPAYNYRMTDLQAAIGRQQLKRLPAIVARRRELAHHYRQLLHVLKGVTVPFEPSWARSNWQSYCVHLPAEADQRAVMQSLLDNGIATRRGVMCAHLEPAYADQPLRFPLPNSEQARDRCILLPLFPQMTAAVQIQVVDALRRALASAAPGQREPVHAA